One genomic region from Anopheles bellator chromosome 2, idAnoBellAS_SP24_06.2, whole genome shotgun sequence encodes:
- the LOC131208075 gene encoding uncharacterized protein LOC131208075, with amino-acid sequence MALRYVAGRSCHDTIRTVSKQCPKRCLSAQPAREVIDPEWQSARPYESIPGPSMMTLIQGFRPQDSKSNFPLIDMMQRFRDDYGDLIRMRGMLGQPDFVVSFKPEDYEKVFRTEGVWPVRRSLDTFNYYRQKIRPEIYGESGGLANEQGEKWQKMRTITNPVMMNPKTVALYVEQMDEIAREFMPIVASLRDAKGELPENFDQWLNRWALESIGLLALDTRFGVLKADQSEQAKTVIALVKDIFELTFRLDFEPSIWKYYKTATFKRLMRVFDDLTNLIMAKIDDAVERIEKHPKSEGNLSVLEKLLKVNKNAAVVMSFDMIMAGIDTTSSGTVGVLYCLAKNPDKQAKLRDELRTILPSKDSPLTTENMRNLPYLRACIKEGLRLYAPTFGNFRATGQDLVLQGYRIPKGTDISMVSTVLQRQDAYFHRAKQYIPERWLADRPDHIPSGKDANPFIFLPFGFGARSCVGKRLAMMEMEIIVSRFVRNYEIRWNYPDMKVKANLINLPASPLKFELKEMAFRASFRCLNVKPIPGGAIRTRQHQTATVASVKEVTDPEWESAKPFKSIPTLTLMHMYRGFKEGGRYAGLPVIEFHQRLREDFGDLVRIPGLLGKPDVVLSYKPADYEKVFRTEGIWPVRRTLDTFTYYRTKVRPEIFGETGGLANEQGEKWQKTRTITNPVLMQPKTVGLYVDQVDEIAREFMTIIGGLRDAKNELPVDFDQWLNRWALETIGVLALDTRFGVLHADPLGHAKTIIMLVRDSLDLTYRLDIEPSIWKYYKTPTFKRLMKTLDDLTNLIMSKIDEAILKIEQNPPSDGNQSVLQKLLKVNKNVAVVMSMDMISAGVDTTSSSTIGVLYSLAKNPDKQSRLRDELRAVLPTKDSPLTTDNMRNLPYLRACIKEGMRLYQPTIGNMRCVGRDIVLQGYRIPKGSDLAMLTSVLQRDDQFFHRASQFLPERWLSERPEGMPSAKDTNPFIFLPFGFGARSCIGRRLALMEMEIIISRFVRSYELRWNYDDLKFKTNVINTPANPLQFQLQDVTN; translated from the exons ATGGCACTCCGTTACGTTGCCGGACGTTCGTGTCACGACACGATACGGACTGTGTCGAAACAGTGTCCAAAACGGTGCCTCAGTGCGCAACCCGCCAGAGAGGTGATCGATCCGGAATGGCAGTCGGCCCGACCCTACGAGAGTATCCCCGGTCCGTCGATGATGACCCTGATCCAGGGCTTCAGACCGCAAG ACAGCAAAAGCAATTTCCCATTAATCGATATGATGCAACGCTTTCGGGATGACTACGGAGACCTGATCCGTATGCGGGGTATGCTGGGGCAGCCGGATTTCGTTGTGAGCTTCAAACCGGAGGACTACGAGAAGGTTTTCCGCACCGAAGGGGTTTGGCCGGTGCGCCGCAGTTTGGACACGTTTAATTACTATCGGCAAAAAATCCGACCAGAAATTTACGGAGAATCAGGTGGATTGGCCAACGA ACAAGGCGAAAAGTGGCAGAAGATGCGTACGATCACCAACCCCGTAATGATGAACCCGAAAACCGTCGCGCTGTATGTGGAGCAGATGGATGAGATCGCTCGCGAGTTTATGCCAAT AGTAGCGTCATTGCGTGACGCAAAGGGCGAGTTGCCAGAGAACTTCGACCAGTGGCTAAACCGCTGGGCCCTGGAGTCGATAGGCTTGTTGGCGCTAGACACCCGGTTCGGTGTGCTGAAAGCGGATCAATCGGAACAGGCCAAAACGGTCATTGCG CTCGTGAAAGATATTTTCGAGCTAACTTTCCGCCTGGACTTTGAGCCGTCGATCTGGAAGTACTACAAAACGGCCACCTTCAAACGGCTAATGCGGGTGTTCGATGATCTAACAAA TCTCATAATGGCCAAGATCGATGATGCCGTAGAGCGGATCGAGAAGCATCCCAAATCGGAGGGCAACCTAAGCGTGCTCGAGAAGCTGCTGAAGGTCAACAAGAacgcggcggtggtgatgtCTTTCGACATGATAATGGCCGGCATCGACACG ACCTCATCTGGCACGGTCGGAGTGTTGTACTGTTTGGCCAAGAACCCGGACAAGCAAGCGAAGCTTCGTGACGAACTGCGCACGATCCTGCCGTCAAAGGATTCGCCACTGACCACGGAAAACATGCGAAATCTGCCGTACCTGAGGGCCTGCATTAAGGAAGGTTTGCGACTGTACGCTCCAACTTTTGGCAACTTCCGAGCCACGGGACAGGATCTGGTGCTGCAGGGATATCGCATTCCCAAAGGG ACCGACATCTCGATGGTTTCAACCGTTTTGCAACGGCAAGATGCGTACTTCCACCGAGCCAAACAGTACATCCCGGAACGGTGGCTTGCTGATCGTCCCGATCACATCCCGAGCGGTAAGGATGCGAATCCGTTCATCTTCCTCCCGTTTGGGTTCGGGGCCCGAAGCTGTGTCGGGAAGCGGCTGGCCATGATGGAGATGGAGATCATCGTTTCGAGGTTCGTGCGGAACTACGAGATCCGCTGGAATTATCCTGACATGAAAGTGAAGGCCAATCTCATTAACCTTCCGGCTAGTCCGCTGAAGTTTGAACTGAAGGAG ATGGCGTTCCGGGCAAGTTTTCGATGCCTCAACGTGAAACCGATTCCAGGTGGGGCTATTCGTACGCGTCAACATCAAacggccaccgtggccagcgTGAAAGAAGTCACCGATCCAGAGTGGGAGTCGGCCAAGCCGTTCAAAAGCATCCCCACCCTAACGCTGATGCACATGTACCGAGGCTTCAAAGAAGGGG GTCGCTACGCTGGGCTTCCCGTGATTGAGTTTCATCAGCGACTGCGGGAAGACTTTGGCGATCTGGTCCGTATCCCGGGCCTGTTGGGAAAACCGGATGTGGTGCTGAGCTACAAGCCGGCCGACTATGAGAAGGTCTTTCGCACCGAGGGCATTTGGCCTGTGCGGCGGACGCTGGATACGTTTACCTACTACCGGACGAAGGTGCGCCCGGAAATCTTTGGCGAAACGGGAGGATTGGCCAACGA ACAAGgagaaaagtggcaaaagaCGCGCACGATTACCAATCCGGTGTTGATGCAACCGAAAACCGTGGGACTGTACGTGGATCAGGTTGATGAAATTGCACGCGAATTTATGACCAT TATCGGTGGACTACGGGATGCCAAGAATGAATTGCCGGTCGATTTCGACCAGTGGCTAAACCGGTGGGCCCTGGAGACCATCGGAGTGTTGGCGCTCGACACCAGGTTTGGTGTGCTGCATGCGGATCCACTAGGACATGCGAAAACTATCATAATG TTGGTGAGAGACTCGCTAGATTTAACCTATCGTTTGGATATTGAACCATCGATCTGGAAGTACTACAAAACACCGACGTTTAAGCGGCTTATGAAAACGTTGGACGATTTGACCAA CCTCATAATGTCGAAAATTGATGAAGCAATActgaaaatcgaacaaaacccACCGTCCGATGGCAATCAGAGCGTCCTGCAGAAGTTGCTGAAGGTCAACAAAAACGTAGCGGTGGTGATGTCCATGGACATGATAAGTGCCGGCGTAGATACG ACTTCGTCCAGCACGATCGGGGTGCTGTATTCCTTGGCCAAAAATCCCGACAAACAATCGAGACTTCGGGACGAGCTACGGGCCGTACTGCCGACGAAGGACTCTCCGTTGACAACGGATAACATGCGGAACCTTCCGTACTTGAGGGCGTGCATCAAGGAGGGCATGAGACTGTACCAGCCCACGATTGGCAACATGCGATGCGTCGGTCGAGATATAGTGCTGCAAGGGTACCGCATTCCGAAAGGT AGTGATCTGGCGATGCTTACGTCGGTGTTGCAGCGTGACGATCAGTTCTTCCATCGGGCCAGTCAATTTCTGCCGGAACGGTGGCTTAGCGAACGTCCCGAGGGTATGCCCAGTGCGAAGGACACGAATCCGTTCATTTTTCTGCCCTTCGGATTCGGGGCGAGGAGTTGCATCGGCCGGCGGCTCGCCTTGATGGAGATGGAGATCATTATTTCGCGCTTCGTGCGAAGCTACGAACTTCGCTGGAATTATGACGAtttaaagtttaaaacaaACGTTATCAACACTCCAGCCAATCCGCTTCAGTTCCAGTTGCAGGATGTAACGAATTAA